The window GAACTTTTGAATCTGCTGCATTGACGCACATCTTCAGTGAGCTGAGGGGTTCCTTTTCAATTCAGTCAGTTTTCTCGTAGTGTTTAGAATGTGCCACCTATATTTGGGACATATTCTAAATCCACGTGTTAGCATACAAATGAATTCAAATAGGTTATAAGTCAGATTTAAAACAAAGTACACTTGTGAGTGCTAAGGGAACTACAAATCAGCAATATGTAACCCCTTAACCCTATGCTGCCACCTATGGGTGAAAGATATTCTCAGCATTACAAGCGATAGAAGTGTCAAGATGCATCATTCAGAATATCCTTCAACTTCTGTCCTCTACCTTGTTCGGATATTACAAAAGATATGTCACCTGCATGAGCATTCCCGTGTGCTTTAAACATATTGAGCTCCTAGAATAACACAAATGGGAGGCTGCATTGATTTACAAACAACAGGGATGAAAATATCATTCAGTCCATCTTGACTAATCTGGACAACAATAAATGCATTGTTGACTTTCCAGCCAAAATGTGACTGATTGTGACAGTGCTAACTGTCTTCATGCACAATAATCATGTCAGtaatttgctttatttgatTGTAAGTAGACACAAATTACTTGAAAATACTAGAATGACACATTGTGGCTGTGAATAGGTCACTCTCAGGTGGACAATATCATGTATGTCAAACATAGAGAAGAAACTATACATTTTCAAGACTTAAATCTAATACATAAGTATGAAAGAAAGGCTTTTCCTCTCATGAAGTCATCAATACAATAGTCGATGCCTTCCAAAATCAACAATGTCACACCAAAAGAGGCGAAACAACCACCTCGCGGCCGCCCTAATGCACACTCTTATACTCTTGAATAGCCTACTGTTGTGTGTTGGcagcaacattttcagtttgtccTCCTCAGCAGTGCACACGCCTATTCTTAGCGTTGAGGGGACATTAAAGACTTCTTCAAACGCACCTTTTAAGCGTCTTCATTTGTGAAACTTAAAATAGACTGGCTGCAGGACGAATCCTCGCCACCCCCTTCTCTGCGGTGTCAGTTATCTTATGCCTCAGATTTCGATGGAGTGAAACTATAAAAAGGTCATCGGGAGCGCGGGGAAGATCACTGCAGCCGACTCGAGTCCTTACTGTTTCATCTGTAGTCTACAAAGCCAGACACCAGAAAGGTGAGTTTaaatgaaaatggaaaataaacatgGGATCCTTGCAGACAGAGCCTCAGCATCCCGTATTGCTTCAGAAAACATTGATTTACATTTGGACTTTGCACTGCAGAGTTTTTGGGGCTTTTCTTGAGCGTCGTGTGCATGAACACATGGATTACCGGTCAGACCTCCCAGCATCCGTAGAGTTGCAGTAGGGCACACGTGTTAATCTCAGCCTCCTGAACCGGATTGGGAAATGCAACATCATACCACTCACACAAAGAAAGGGACTGACTAATTTCACTTTTGAAATTTGaaatatttccatttaaaatatatttctgttcCACTTGGCACCAATAACAGAACTATTGTGCAAATAGTGCTGCTCTGTTGTTTTAATGATAGTGAGATGTCCATTCATGTCCATTTAATGCGATTGATTACTGATTCTGAAAAAATAATCGCACAATGTGTCCAACTTTAGAAAGATAATAACCACCTTTACCTGATTTCTGCAGATCATAATGGCCTTCGCAAGTGTAGGACTGAAGGATCCCGATGTCGCTAAAGCCCTGGAAGGGTGCAAAGGTGACTCTTCGAGTTGCACTTGCAGCGCTCCCTGTTTGGAGCATCACTGTGCTTCTGTACGTGACTTCAGTAACAACCTGCATTCATTTCAGACGCCGGCACATTCAAGCACAAGGCGTTCTTCCACACGTGCGGCCTGTCCAGCAAGTCTGCTGAGGAGGTCAAGAAGGCCTTCTTCATCGTTGACCAGGACAACAGTGGCTTCATTGAGGAGGAAGAGCTGAAGTAAGACACTCGCCACTTCCTTTGTCCGACACACATGTCCACAAATCACATTCTTGCATCTTCTGTTTTGATACATCTGCGTGAAGCAATAATGAAGTTAATGATGGAGGTTATAGGTGAATTGTTCTTCAGGGTATGGGGACTGAATGAGTGTAAAACCACAGGGCCAAACTATCTTCAGCCACTACATAAGCCTTCTATTTATATCTAATGCTTTCAATATGTAACATGAAGTGTGTCTCAGCCAATGGGAGCTGGGGTCTGAGAACTAACCACCGACTGTGTGTGCAGGCTGTTCCTGCAGACCTTCAAGGCAGGTGCACGCGCACTGACAGACGCCGAGACCATGGAATTCCTGAAGGCCGGCGACTCCGACGGTGACGGCAAGATTGGCTGTGACGGTACGGACTCTTCCCACGCCAAGTGGTTACATCATTCTTTGGTTGGTTGGTTTTTTCTGCAGGAAAATAGATGCCAaactgtgttttcttgtgtctCCACAGAGTTCGCTGACATGGTTAAACAATAAAGTGGCAACTGACCAACAACACCTGCTCTGATGGAACAACAAAGCCCacgtcgacccccccccccccccccccccccccgttttcaTCTGAATATAAAGGATTTTTATACATTTGCTTAAGAGACGTTTCCTCCTATGCAACACATTGTCCAAAAATGATGTTTTTGAATGTCGCTCAGCTGTGTTCATGTCTTAAATATGAATTTTGCTTATACTGTCAAATCTATGATGCACTTTCCAGGTACAAACGGtaaacaaaagaataaatattcTTTTACTGCGGTCTTACTGACTTACTTAcagatttgtttcttttcaatTCCTAAAAAAAAGGAGTACATATAAACTCAACAGGGCAAATATAttcacatcctctctctctctctctctctctctctaaatctCAATGAGCTTTTTTTGGCATGATATAGggcatatacatacacatgtagcTGTAATAGTGATAGAGGTAAAGAAAAGCAATAGAAATTAACTTACAAACTGGTGATAATAGATTACTGAATTATCTCACTCACTTACAAaccaaacacgcacacacacacacacacacacacacacacacacacacacacacacacacacacacacacacgcacaaacttGCAGCTCCATCCTGCAGCCACTAGATGGAGTTACGTCATTAAAAGTTGGGACAGACACAAATGATCTGTCAATAAAACACGACAGCTGTTTGGACATTTACGTTTCTCACCTCAAGGCTGGCTCGTGAGGAAACTCATCATGCATGtgacaaaataataacaacaaagaatatatatatatatatatattatagttcaTTCCAGTCTaacgtttattttattaatgctCATTATTTGGGACCAAAAACTGcagtaaaaaatattataatctaATTTGAAAAGTGATTAAGAACACATGATTCCAATATTGATTGTGAGACTATAATGCTCGTAAAAAAACATTCTCCCATTTAAATGAATACCCAGTAACAGTAAGGCGTCGACCCTCAGGCTCTTTTTCACACATATTCTGGAGGAGAAGATTGAGGACCAGGAGTCCACCTTCAATAAGACCTCCACACATCACTTGTTGAGGGGCCACAATTCGGTTTAGGAAGGCTGGCCATGCAATGACAAACTACCGGAGATACAAGAAGACAGGGAGTGATACACGTCCGAAACACGGTCGTGTATCACTCATAAGACAACTGATTTCCGAATAATGTAGTTTTCTGCGCTCAGACCTTTAAATCGTGTTTAAGAGTTTCATGAGTGGACTTGCCAACAGGTCGCGTGGGCTCCACAAGACACGGGCACGCGCCGAGACACGGGCACGCGCCGAAAGACTTCCAAATTGAAGACGCCGGCCGGGGGGCTACTGTG of the Cyclopterus lumpus isolate fCycLum1 chromosome 8, fCycLum1.pri, whole genome shotgun sequence genome contains:
- the LOC117734690 gene encoding parvalbumin beta-like; its protein translation is MAFASVGLKDPDVAKALEGCKDAGTFKHKAFFHTCGLSSKSAEEVKKAFFIVDQDNSGFIEEEELKLFLQTFKAGARALTDAETMEFLKAGDSDGDGKIGCDEFADMVKQ